ATCGAATTCGGGTTATGGTTtgcttaaaaaaacaaaaaacaaaaaagagaaggagatgAGGCGATCATGCATTGATTGGTGCATAAAAGAGAAAGCAAGAAGCGGCCCACCTCATCACCAAAAGCTTTTTCCTGTGGGGCTACGTGATGAAAACATACAAAAACAATGGACCGACGGATCGCCAAGAGCAGCCTCCCATCAATGCTTaggaaaaaaaagtgagattttTGACTCACGAGTCGGTATGAATGGATCAGACGCACGACACGAGCTCGTTTAAGATGTCGGAGAACGTGTGTATTGTCGCGTAAGGCCGCCATTACTTTGGAATTTGATTCGCTCGCATCTTACTGAAATGTTTCCTTATCGAAAACGGGTTTTCTCGTTTTCGATGAAATTTAAATGTAATAATGCTCGATGAGCGCCTTTGCTAAATGCGCTAATAATAAGTATGTGGAAATGCAAtctagaatattttttaaatgctGATGAAGAATGCCTTTTTGTTTGAGTTggtctaaaagaaaaaaaaattacattttttctCATCGAAATTTAAATattgcttaaatttttttataagaatGAAAATCGCATGTGAATCTATGTGCAAATATTTTGCTTTTCGCGAAATTATCCTGAGCGTTTCGAACTTGAAATAAAAATCAATGTGCACGCGTCGCAAAATTCTGATTAAACAGAAAGTAAAATTTGCGATTCAGGCATACCCAAAATAAATTGGATtgcttgaaaaaaatgaaataacatTCGAAATATAAAGCCCTAAAAAATTCCCTCTCAATAATCAAATtactgcaaaaataaaaaaaattaatgatttgtgGACTGTGGGTGCTTGCaaggtagaaaataaaactaagaaataacTACTCTCAAGGGgggaaaataaagaacaaagagagagagggaaaaaaaaatagcaatctCAATGATGACGTGGCAGCCCGCCCGAAAATTGCCAGTTGCCCGGAAAAAAGGAGCTTTACGATATCCGTGACGCGCTAAAAGACGGGAGGGAAACGCACGCGCCGCGATGATCCTTCCCATCTGCTGTAAAAAGACTTGGAATTTTGGGGATTTGCTAAAACCTGCCCcatcgaaaattaaaataaaactttTCCTCGTGTTTCTTAGTAAATActtgaattatatatcttaaatcctaattaaaaaataataaaaactgtCTCTGAGAGTGGTAAATAGATCTCTACAAATTTATAAAATCGCCAGTGAATTACCCATCTCGtactttaaaaatttataacagCAATGTCATGCTTCCTTAAAGAGGAAATCTCCGGAGAACATATAATTAAACTAAGGAGAGATTTTCGTTATTTTGGAATTATTTGAGTACCatctatttgaaaaaaagactCATAACACTTTCAACGAGGTGGTTAAATTGAGTAAATAAGATAATCTATCTCATTCCAAATAAACCAGAAAAGAATATTGACGATGGGTAATTTAATATTTCATACGAGAATACCGATGAATTTTCCTTTGACAGTAATATCGTGAAGGTGTCAATAAATTTCATGTCCGAGTACTTATGGGCTTGGTTTGCCGTTGGTAACTTGTCACTAATACAAGCAATTTTACCACATCGAGTTGTTGCAGCTCTTTTAACTtctccaaaataaaaaggaggaaaTGTGATAGCTCCTAAATAAAAGCGAAAAACCTAATTCTATGGACTGGCGCAAGTAATTGGGGTATTAGAAAATTCGTAGCTCAAAAGGCTTATTAGTACATTCAGGAGcacaaatgatttgaaaataatttcctacAAAATAATTACTTACCATCActtcccaaaaataaattaaagaaaaaagatatctatattatttacgaaaatatcTGGACATAAAGTGTTACGATAACGGAGAAAGTTTTCTCCGGCCAAGTGATTCAAGCGGCACCGACgaccatttttaggaaaattctcTCGAAACAAATGTACCGTTTTGATTTCTAGCTAATTACTTAAAAAAGTTGCACCCATCCTTGGGAAAATCATGATGATGGAGGAAGACCAAAGAAAGATCCGAAGCTTTTGTGACGCAACGAGCTTTCGCATAACGCACTCCTAGTCCTGCTtgtccctctttctctctctctctctatctctcggATCGTGTCGTGTCTTAAAAACAAAAGGGGGGAGTCGTCATTGCCACGTGTACAGACACGCCGATCCAATTGTAATATCCCATTCATTAATCCAGTTTGATCCCAACGATATTTtccgattttctttttcactttttttttcctttttttccagCTTTTTGGCCATCTCCCTCCAGGCTCTCGTGTTGCAGAGGAGGAGGGTCATGGTCTCACCTTAGTgtgtattcttcttcttcttcttcttcttctcttctccatctcagtccacttctctctctctctctctctgtccctcTCCTGATCCGCCCTACCTTATCGGAACCCTAATTCGTCCTCACCCACCTCCAGCATTCCCCCAATTCTTAGCTCGGTACTGTGAATTCTCCGTTTCTTTCCCACCCTCaagaacccttttttttttcaacaattaCGGCTCAATCGGTTCTCTGCTCGCCCCCTTTTGGGATTGGCATTGTCCGTTTCAGCTGGGTTTCTTCGGACCCCGATGGTTcggattgattttgattgattgcggGAAGAATTCTTGGGTAGATCTGTTTTGACGCATATTTATGGCGGTTGGTGGATTGTGAAGGAGTTTTGAGATTTGAGCGCCACGAGATCCGTTATGTTATTGGGTTTGTAACGTTCATCTGCTCGTGTGCGCCCGACGGAATCAAAGTTTTGGATCCGATCGCCGGAGAAACAGCGCCACATAGATGGCGCTGTTCAGACGTTTCTTTTATCGGAAGCCGCCAGATAGGCTTCTTGAGATCTCCGAGAGAGTCTATGGTACGTTTTCACGCGTTTTCAGACCAATCTGTCCATTTGTTGTTATTTTTGGAGCTGCATGATTGATGTTTCCTCGTCGAATTAGGTagattttttgctcaatttgggTTCTTTTGATGTGCATTCTGCGAAGTTGTGCTGGGGTGCAACTATCATCCGTCAAATTGGGGTTTGCACGATTCTGGTTTAGTTTGCTCATTTTCCACTTTGACGAATTTTTATCTAGAGGTGTTTCTCGAGCTGGGTTTGTTTTAGGACAGTGAAAGTCCACCTGATCAGCCAAAAGGTGGCTCTGAAAATCATCgcaaaaaatgactattttttttttttacggcgtGTCCATTTCCACTGTTGACATGCTGCTTTGTGTTATTTCCTATCCACTAATGGGTATCGTTTTCTTGATTCTCCATTCGTTCTTTGCTTACCCGAGCTAGTTGGCACTGGTCTTTTTCCTATTGGTAGTTGATATCACGAGAGAGAGACAGTGCAATTGACAGGGTGAAGTCCTCTCTTGATATTTCCCGAGGGAAAGGGGCTCTATTGTAGTATGCTAAATTGCTCATAACACCTTCAGCACTGTTTATGATGTTCATTCTAAAAAATCGACACACTTATGCAAGGGCATTTTGTTTTATGGGAATGTTTGGATCGATCTTGTGTCCCTActttttaggtcaaaattgctACCGGTTCTTCTACGAGGTGGAACTCTTTCTGATCTTTCTCATGTAAAATGCTTCTACTCGTTGTTGGTGGGATAAGCCATGTCCAAAGTTCTAATATGTGCAACATTGAGCTGATTTATCCCGTTCTTGTTGTTGCTTGGCTTTAGTACTGTTCAATGTACCGAACATGAAAATTTGGCTTcgtctttttcatttattttttttaatgttgttCTCTTGCAGTTTTTGATTGTTGCTTCTCAACGGATGTCTTGGAAGAAGATGAGTACAAGGTCTACATGGGTGGCATTGTAGCACAGCTTCAGGATTACTTTCCTGATGCTTCTTTCATGGTCTTTAACTTTAGAGAAGGGGAGAAGCGGAGTCAAATCTCAGACATCTTGTCTAATTATGACATGACGGTGATGGACTATCCGCGGCAGTATGAGGGGTGTCCCCTGCTGCCACTTGAAATGATACACCACTTCCTCAAATCAAGTGAAAGCTGGTTGTCATTGGAAGGGCAACAAAATGTGCTTTTGATGCATTGTGAAAGGGGAGGTTGGCCTGTGCTTGCGTTCATGCTTGCTGGTCTCCTTTTGTATCGTAAACAGTATAATGGAGAGCAGAAGACTCTTGAAATGGTCTACAAGCAAGCTCCTAAGgagcttcttcatcttctgtCTCCTTTAAATCCACAGCCTTCACAGTTGAGATATCTGCAGTACATTTCCAGGAGAAACTTGGGTTCAGATTGGCCTCCTTCTGATACGCCTTTACTTTTGGATTGCCTGATTCTTAGACATCTTCCTCTTTTTGATGGAGGCAAAGGTTGTAGGCCAGTTGTTCGTCTGTATGGTCAGGACCCTTCAACACCAGCCAATAGAAGCTCTAAGCTTCTCTTTTCAAGTTCTAATATGAAAAAGCATGCCCGTCTTTATTTACaggtaataaaaataaattggagagtaaataaataagtaaaattgCAAATGAACTTATATTTGATCTTGCAGGCGGAAAGCATGCTGGTCAAAATGGATATTCAATGCCGTGTCCAAGGTGATGTTGTTCTCGAGTGTATCCACCTGGACGAGGATCTAGTTCGAGAAGAGATGATGCTTAGAATTGTCTTTCACACAGCCTTTGTGCGGTCAAATATATTGGTGCTGAACCGTGATGAGGTTGATGCTTTGTGGGAAGCCAAGGATCAGTTCCCGAAAGACTTCAAGGCGGAGGTAATCCCTTGTTTTTTGTCTAAGAATGTTCAGTTCATGGTGTTGCGGGAGTTGAGTGCATTTACTCATCTCTGTACCAGGTACTCTTTGTGGATGCTGATGCTGTTGTCCCTAATCCCACCTCAGACATGACTGCTGAAGATGGAAATGAGGCCGAAACTGCTACACCTGAGGAGTTCTTTGAGGTTGAAGAGATATTCAGTAATGCGGTGGATGCACAAGAAGCGAAGGGGGAGAGCGATGTAAGTACTTTGCAAGGAAAACCTGACGATGGTGATGTAAAAGAAGTATGGAAGGAGGACGTGGATGCTCATTCATTTCAAGACTGTGCATCAGATGATGGAAACCTCAGACATGATGTGAAGGCAGATTCTGGATATGATGCTGTAAAAGACATTGTTGTGGATGATGTGAAGTATAAGAATCATCAGGCTATGGATCCTGGTCTCCATATGGTGAAGGACATAGGCATAGATAATGGGAATATTAAGTTGGATTCCATGGCATTGGAAGATGGAGGACCAAGAAATATAGGTGGTTTGCATGACAAAAATGAAGAGCTTGAAAATGGATATTCTATAGAAGACCTCCCTACACGGAAGAAGGCAGAGTCCAGATCCGCACAGCAGAAGTCGATTGATATGGGTATGCAAAAGCCTGATAAGTCTGTGCCACCTACTTCAAAGAAGCTGCCATTGAATCATACTAAATCATCTTCAGATTCAATTGCTTCAAAACAGAAGATAAAACAGCAAGAATCCCAGGGCACTAACGGGAGACAAGCAAAGGGCAACACAATAACTAGGTGGATCCCTCCCAATAAAGGTTCTCCCACCAATTCAATGCACGTATCATATCCACCTTCTAGATATAACAGCGCACCTCCTGCTCTTGCAGTTTCTTCAAAAGAGTCTGGTACAGTTTCTAAAAAGTCCCATCTATCTCCAGCTGCCCCTGCAATAGAGACTCACAAATCTTCCCCTCCATGTACAGAACCATCGACAAGAGAGGAATCTCCAGATACGACTCTGCGGCTAAGCCCACAGCAAAAGGTGACTGCTCCACCTCTgccgcctccacctccacctcctccccCTCCATCACCTCCTCCCCCCCAACCACCTCCTTGCGATAATCTGTCATTGCATGATTTTCAAGCCCATGACCATTCTCAGCCTTCTGCATCTCTTCCATCAGGCACTACACAGTCTatgccgcctccgcctccgcctccacctccaccgccgcccTTTTTCTCGCCTAGGCGAATTAGTGAAGTGGTGTTCCCCCCTCTACCCCCTTGGACATCTGGGTCTTCTTTAATAAGCTCCAAAACATCAGCAAGTTTGCCTCCCCCGCCACCTCCCCCACCACCTCCCCAACCACCTTTTTTGTTGGTCAAATCTACATTAGCCACACAAGAAGTTTCCAGTCATGCAGTTACTTCCATGTCTCCTTCattgccaccaccacctcctccacctccacctccacctcctatGCGGGTGACGCTTAcatctcctccgccgccgcccccaccCTCCACGCATGGTGCTCCTTCACTTTATACTCCTGTAACACATATGCccccacctccacctcctccgcctccaGCACGTGGAGCCCCACCTATGCCCCCCCCTCTTCCATCACGTGGAGCTCCACCTCCCCCTCCGCCTCCCCAATCACGTGGAGCTCCACCTCCGCCGCCACCTCTCCCATCACATGAagctccccctccccctccaccTCCCCCATCATATGGAGCCCCACCTCCCTCCCTGCCTCTCCTATCACATGGagcaccacctcctcctcctccacctcccccATCACATGGAACCCCACCTCCGCCACCACCTCCCCCTTTACGTGGagctccacctcctcctccacttCCCCCATCACATGGAACCCCACCTCCACCACCGCCTCCCCCTTTGCGTGGagctccacctcctcctccaccacctccaGGACGTGGAAACCCACCTCCACCTCCCCCACCTTCTTGGGGAGCTCCACCACCCCCTCCGCCACCATTGCGAGGAGCTCCCCCACCGCCTCCGCCGCCTTTGGGCAGAGCACCACCTCCTCCACCGCTTTCTGGTGGGGCTGTCCCTCTACCTCCTCCAATGCGTGgagccccaccaccaccaccagttCCAGGAGGTTGTGCTCCAGGCCCTCCTGCTGCGCCAAGGCCCCCAGGCGGTGGAccccctccacctccacctttTGGGGCAAAAAATGCTGCAAGTGATGGAAGAGGTTTGCCTGCTGGAAGAGGGCGTGGCCTAGCACGCCCTTCTGGTGCTGCCACAGCACCTCGCCGATCTTCTTTGAAGCCATTGCACTGGAGCAAAGTGACACGGGCACTCCAAGGAAGCTTATGGGATGAGCTGCAAAGATTTGGGGAACCTCAAATGTATCCATCGTTTCAATGATATTTTTACCGTTTATATTATATCATGAGAAACTTTTTTGCTCTACCTTTAAAGGATCAGAGACTCCGCTGTGAATAATGACTTTTTCATCTCTAATCCATAGCTTTTGCTTAATACAGGGTGTCCGAGTTTGATGTTTCAGAGCTGGAGAGCCTTTTTTCTACAGCCGTAGCAAAACCGGCTGACTCAGGAGGTAAATCTGGAGGGCGGCGAAAATCGACAGGATCTAAAACTGACAAAGTCCACCTGGTAATTGGATACGTTTGTGCTAGAATACATGTCGTGTGAGATATATTTCTTAGTTGTGAGAGGGGATTTGTCATTTTGCTGCAGTATTCTGACATTCAGATGATGTAccaattccccaccaatttagTTGATTATTTCAGCCTGTTGTTTTGAGAATTTGTTGTTAGAGTTTAATTATCAAGGTACAGTATAGTTGTATATTATTCTTGATATGACTGGAAGAAATTAGCTTAGGTTTTCGTACCGCGTTAGCATTGCAAAATCTATGTATCTGAACTTAAGGAGAGGGGTCATTTCTCTAATATCCTTGAACTCCTTGCAATGATGCTCATAAAAGACGCTACAATGATACTACTACTTTTCTTTGGGAAAGGTTAAACGTGACTCCTCTATTAGAGGGCGTTGAAGTTGTGGTCACATATCATCTATATCATTTAGTATGCAATGACGTATGATGGTAAATAATTGATGTCTGAACTGGTGGCTTGTCTGGTGGTTTTATGGCTTTCAACTTTGGTTATCTAGTAACATGACCAATGATAATGATATTCACGTTTGACTTGGTAGAATATTCTCATTTGCCTTTTTATTCTCCTGATGGGAAAATGCTCAAAAGGTTGGATGGAAGGATGTATAATGGAAATTTTAGTTGGATATGCAATATTTACTGCATATATACTATATATATGTTTCTTGCAGAATTAACATGGCTTCGGTTCTATTTCTGCGATGCTGCAGAGATGTTTTCTGGAAATGCTGTTTTAGAATTATTTACCGCAAATGAAAATTGCATTTGTGCATCTGTGATTGTTTTCTTCATTTGCATGAAGCTAAAGAGATGCCTCATGACAATAGTgcattttttggtgtttgattGATGTTTCTGCTTTCTGCGATTCTCATCTGAGGTTTTCTTTCATCATGCAAATAAATCTTTGTCTTGAATATCGTCTTTGTAAGACTTCACTCATTGACTTGCAGATTGACCTGAGAAGGGCCAATAATACAGAGATTATGCTCACAAAAGTTAAGATGCCCCTTTCTGACATGATGGTAAGCTAAATGTGGCAGAGAACATgtgcttttcatattttctcttCATCTGTTTGATGCATTCTAAGGCGAGTCTAGAGGTTGTTCaagattttccccttttctgtCGTTAAAATGCCTTTTAGCATCCTGTGAATTTGACGAGTCCCAAACTAAAAGTTCGAAATGGTATTGCATTATATCTTTTTCCCCCAGGCTGCTGTGCTAGCAATGGATGAGTCAGTATTAGATGTTGATCAGGTGGAAAACCTCATAAAATTCTGCCCGACAAAAGAGGAGATGGAACTTCTGAAGGTGAGTATTTAGCCATTCCCTAATTTCTGGACTGAAAAAGTTGTCCCCTGTATCTGAGTGAGTTCTATTTGAAGATCGGTGCAATTTTTCCTCAACCTCTCTTCTTTTGGCCTCTTTAATTTCTCTCTTCCTTATGTTGTGCAGGGCTATACCGGTGATAAGGATAGCCTTGGAAAGTGTGAACAGGTTGGAAATTCTCTTGCTCACTTAATTTTTATACTTTGTGGACAAGTATGagctctttttttaatttcttttcaatgtgaTTGTTTCTTCTCATGTATGAGATCTATTCCTCCCCGAcccactgaaaaaaaaaaagaaacaaaaagtgtGGTGTTGTTTAGCTGCTCCTTTTTCTCCACAGGTCCGTCTTGTTTCAATGTCCTTTTTGCCTGGTTGTCTTTGCAGTATTTTTTGGAGCTAATGAAAGTGCCAAGGGTGGAGTCAAAATTGCGagtattttctttcaaaatacaGTTCGGCTCTCAGGTTCGGTGATATCTGCATTTAGTAGCCAAGTTTCAgggctttatttttttcaatggaATGCTTTTATGCAATCCTATCTTCTAATTAGTGACATCTTCTGCAGATTTCCGAGTTTAGAAAGAACCTAAACACTGTGAACTCTGCGTGCGAAGAGGTATGTAACTTATTACAAATTACTAGaggttttattttttgccttGTCATGACTTAGGTTTTTTCTTTGTCACGTCAGGTCCGTAATTCCTTCAAATTGAAGGAGATTATGAAGAGAATTCTCTTCTTGGGAAACATGCTGAACCAAGGGACTGCAAGAGGTAAGAACCCTTTACTTGAGTCAAGCTCTTCAGTGGTATTCATTCGTTTGATTTTTACTTTGCACTACCTTTGTTCCATACAAATTCTTGttgaaattcacaaaaatctGAAGCAGTTCCGGAGTTTCTGACATTCATGACACACAAAAGCTAGTCTAACTGGTTGAGACATGAGGCTTTTTGCCCTCTAGTTACCAGTATGAACTCAATTAAGACAGTTTTTGAAGAATGCAAGAGGTTCTTAACCTGTAATTGTGGAATGGAAATTCACTATAACATGTGATAGCCCAGACAGATTGAGATTTTATTCTTTGCATGCAATATGTTCTAGAAGGGTAGAGATACATAACCGGTGATAAATTTTTCATCTGGTCCTGTCTATCAACTTTTCTTATTGGCATCTTACCAAAAGGATCCATACCTATTTTTGTTGTCTCCCA
The genomic region above belongs to Rhodamnia argentea isolate NSW1041297 chromosome 6, ASM2092103v1, whole genome shotgun sequence and contains:
- the LOC115741992 gene encoding formin-like protein 20, whose product is MALFRRFFYRKPPDRLLEISERVYVFDCCFSTDVLEEDEYKVYMGGIVAQLQDYFPDASFMVFNFREGEKRSQISDILSNYDMTVMDYPRQYEGCPLLPLEMIHHFLKSSESWLSLEGQQNVLLMHCERGGWPVLAFMLAGLLLYRKQYNGEQKTLEMVYKQAPKELLHLLSPLNPQPSQLRYLQYISRRNLGSDWPPSDTPLLLDCLILRHLPLFDGGKGCRPVVRLYGQDPSTPANRSSKLLFSSSNMKKHARLYLQAESMLVKMDIQCRVQGDVVLECIHLDEDLVREEMMLRIVFHTAFVRSNILVLNRDEVDALWEAKDQFPKDFKAEVLFVDADAVVPNPTSDMTAEDGNEAETATPEEFFEVEEIFSNAVDAQEAKGESDVSTLQGKPDDGDVKEVWKEDVDAHSFQDCASDDGNLRHDVKADSGYDAVKDIVVDDVKYKNHQAMDPGLHMVKDIGIDNGNIKLDSMALEDGGPRNIGGLHDKNEELENGYSIEDLPTRKKAESRSAQQKSIDMGMQKPDKSVPPTSKKLPLNHTKSSSDSIASKQKIKQQESQGTNGRQAKGNTITRWIPPNKGSPTNSMHVSYPPSRYNSAPPALAVSSKESGTVSKKSHLSPAAPAIETHKSSPPCTEPSTREESPDTTLRLSPQQKVTAPPLPPPPPPPPPPSPPPPQPPPCDNLSLHDFQAHDHSQPSASLPSGTTQSMPPPPPPPPPPPPFFSPRRISEVVFPPLPPWTSGSSLISSKTSASLPPPPPPPPPPQPPFLLVKSTLATQEVSSHAVTSMSPSLPPPPPPPPPPPPMRVTLTSPPPPPPPSTHGAPSLYTPVTHMPPPPPPPPPARGAPPMPPPLPSRGAPPPPPPPQSRGAPPPPPPLPSHEAPPPPPPPPSYGAPPPSLPLLSHGAPPPPPPPPPSHGTPPPPPPPPLRGAPPPPPLPPSHGTPPPPPPPPLRGAPPPPPPPPGRGNPPPPPPPSWGAPPPPPPPLRGAPPPPPPPLGRAPPPPPLSGGAVPLPPPMRGAPPPPPVPGGCAPGPPAAPRPPGGGPPPPPPFGAKNAASDGRGLPAGRGRGLARPSGAATAPRRSSLKPLHWSKVTRALQGSLWDELQRFGEPQMVSEFDVSELESLFSTAVAKPADSGGKSGGRRKSTGSKTDKVHLIDLRRANNTEIMLTKVKMPLSDMMAAVLAMDESVLDVDQVENLIKFCPTKEEMELLKGYTGDKDSLGKCEQYFLELMKVPRVESKLRVFSFKIQFGSQISEFRKNLNTVNSACEEVRNSFKLKEIMKRILFLGNMLNQGTARGSAIGFKLDSLLKLTDTRATNNKMTLMHFLCKKLADHSPELLDFHRDLVSLEVASKIQLKSLAEEMQAIIKGLEKVKQELTASENDGPVSDIFRKTLKEFIGVAEAEVTSLTNLYSVVGRNADALALYFNEDPARCPFEQVTATLLNFVRMFRRAHEENCKQAELEKKKAEKEAEMEKAKGISLTKKGVNS